A genomic segment from Glycine max cultivar Williams 82 chromosome 1, Glycine_max_v4.0, whole genome shotgun sequence encodes:
- the LOC102662445 gene encoding serine/threonine-protein phosphatase 7 long form homolog isoform X2 → MASSSSSSSHVNIKSGPIDADVLWMQPKHVSEHVWNGEEDRKLHIRRAVPTYQGEEQIPEQIFPFLLQSGFAWIIKMGYLKINASLISALIERWRPETHTFHMRCGECTITLQDVSVLLGISVDGLPLIGPTNLDWADLCEELLGVRPQEDEIRGSVVKLSWLAHHFAQINNDDDEEQVRRFARAWILRFIGGVLFVDKSSNKVSLRYLQFLRDFEECGRYAWGAAVLGFLYREMCNATDYKTKSIGGMCILLQMWAWERCPTLAPKRTPSQVENTPLGHRWLRRGNQHIGNDDVRVFRRKLDIMKRHEFVWEPYPSTVISLLPPVCLVGSLAWYAVVPLICFQVI, encoded by the exons atggcatcttcatcatcatcttcatcacatGTTAACATTAAGTCTGGTCCCATCGATGCTGATGTATTATGGATGCAACCTaaacatgtttcagaacatgtttggaatggggaagaagataggaaattacatatcagacgagctgtccccacgtatcaaggggaagaacaaattcctgagcaaatttttccttttcttctacaATCTGGTTTCGCTTGGATTATCAAGATGgggtacttaaaaataaatgcctcATTAATTAGTGCTctgattgaaagatggaggccagaaacacatacctttcacatgagatgcggagaATGTACTATTACTCTCCAAGACGTCTCTGTATTGTTAGGTATAAGTGTGGATGGTTTACCATTAATCggtccaacaaatcttgattgggctgatttatgtgaggaattattgggagtcagaccacaagaagatgaaattagaggtagtgtggttaaattaagttggctggctcaccattttgcCCAAATAAATAATGACGACGACGAAGAACAAGTACGAAGGTTTGCCCGTGCATGGATATTGAGATTCATTGGAGGTGTCTTGTTCGTTGATAAAAGCAGTAACAAAGTTTCGCTAAGataccttcaatttttacgtgactttgaagaatgtggcagatatgcatggggagctgccGTACTTGGTTTTCTATACAGAGAGATGTGCAATGCCaccgattataaaactaaatcaatcggaggtatgtgcatcttactacaaatgtgggcatgggaacgatgtccaaccttggctccaaagaggactccttcCCAAGTAGAAAATACACCACTGGGGCATAG gtggctgcgacgtggaaaccaaCATATCGGCAATGATGATGTGAGAGTTTTTCGTCGCAAGTTAGATATTATGAAACGTCATGAG tttgtgtgGGAGCCGTACCCATCAACCGTAATATCACTGTTGCCTCCCGTTTGTTTAGTCGGAAGTCTCGCGTGGTAcgcggtggtgccactaatttgtttccaagttattTAG
- the LOC102662445 gene encoding protein MAIN-LIKE 2-like isoform X1, with protein sequence MASSSSSSSHVNIKSGPIDADVLWMQPKHVSEHVWNGEEDRKLHIRRAVPTYQGEEQIPEQIFPFLLQSGFAWIIKMGYLKINASLISALIERWRPETHTFHMRCGECTITLQDVSVLLGISVDGLPLIGPTNLDWADLCEELLGVRPQEDEIRGSVVKLSWLAHHFAQINNDDDEEQVRRFARAWILRFIGGVLFVDKSSNKVSLRYLQFLRDFEECGRYAWGAAVLGFLYREMCNATDYKTKSIGGMCILLQMWAWERCPTLAPKRTPSQVENTPLGHRWLRRGNQHIGNDDVRVFRRKLDIMKRHEVRRCYSICKIKNYMCYFTKMFITMLLYAVCVGAVPINRNITVASRLFSRKSRVVRGGATNLFPSYLVAPTGQSIETIWDATANSRVSFTTLKHSWHNIERET encoded by the exons atggcatcttcatcatcatcttcatcacatGTTAACATTAAGTCTGGTCCCATCGATGCTGATGTATTATGGATGCAACCTaaacatgtttcagaacatgtttggaatggggaagaagataggaaattacatatcagacgagctgtccccacgtatcaaggggaagaacaaattcctgagcaaatttttccttttcttctacaATCTGGTTTCGCTTGGATTATCAAGATGgggtacttaaaaataaatgcctcATTAATTAGTGCTctgattgaaagatggaggccagaaacacatacctttcacatgagatgcggagaATGTACTATTACTCTCCAAGACGTCTCTGTATTGTTAGGTATAAGTGTGGATGGTTTACCATTAATCggtccaacaaatcttgattgggctgatttatgtgaggaattattgggagtcagaccacaagaagatgaaattagaggtagtgtggttaaattaagttggctggctcaccattttgcCCAAATAAATAATGACGACGACGAAGAACAAGTACGAAGGTTTGCCCGTGCATGGATATTGAGATTCATTGGAGGTGTCTTGTTCGTTGATAAAAGCAGTAACAAAGTTTCGCTAAGataccttcaatttttacgtgactttgaagaatgtggcagatatgcatggggagctgccGTACTTGGTTTTCTATACAGAGAGATGTGCAATGCCaccgattataaaactaaatcaatcggaggtatgtgcatcttactacaaatgtgggcatgggaacgatgtccaaccttggctccaaagaggactccttcCCAAGTAGAAAATACACCACTGGGGCATAG gtggctgcgacgtggaaaccaaCATATCGGCAATGATGATGTGAGAGTTTTTCGTCGCAAGTTAGATATTATGAAACGTCATGAGGTAAGAAGATGTTAttctatttgtaaaataaaaaattatatgtgttattttactaaaatgttcataactatgttgttatatgcagtttgtgtgGGAGCCGTACCCATCAACCGTAATATCACTGTTGCCTCCCGTTTGTTTAGTCGGAAGTCTCGCGTGGTAcgcggtggtgccactaatttgtttccaagttattTAGTGGCACCAACCGGACAGAGTATTGAGACAATTTGGGATGCAACAGCCAATTCCAGAGTCTCCTTCACAACCCTTAAACATTCATGGCATAACATTGAAAGGGAAACATGA